The Paenibacillus uliginis N3/975 genome has a window encoding:
- the gndA gene encoding NADP-dependent phosphogluconate dehydrogenase gives MAKQQIGVIGLAVMGKNLALNIESKGFTVSVYNRSPQKTEDLLKEAEGKNLTGTFSIEEFVKSLETPRKILIMVQAGQATDGTIEQLLPHLDQGDIIIDGGNAYFPDTVRRSKELEAKGFRFIGAGVSGGEEGALKGPSIMPGGQKSAYELVQPILTAISAKINEEPCCTYIGPDGAGHYVKMVHNGIEYGDMQLICEAYHLLKDVLGLDAKELHAIFSEWNKGELDSYLIEITADIFSKYDEETGKPMVEVILDTAGQKGTGKWTSQSSLDLGVPLSMITESVFSRFLSAMKEERVEASKILNGPKTESFSGDKAEFIENVRKALFASKIVSYAQGFAQLRVASDEYNWDLQFGELAKIWRGGCIIRSRFLQNITDAYNNNPELKNLLLDPFFKEIIENYQDAWRKVITSAVTLGIPVPGFASALAYYDSYRTANLPANLLQAQRDYFGAHTFKRVDKEGVFHFNWMD, from the coding sequence ATGGCAAAACAACAAATTGGTGTGATTGGCCTTGCTGTAATGGGTAAAAATTTGGCTCTTAACATCGAGAGCAAAGGCTTCACCGTATCCGTATATAATCGCTCTCCGCAAAAGACAGAGGATTTGCTGAAGGAAGCGGAAGGAAAAAACCTTACTGGAACCTTTTCCATCGAGGAATTTGTGAAGTCGCTTGAAACTCCGCGCAAAATTCTAATCATGGTTCAAGCTGGACAAGCTACTGATGGTACGATTGAGCAGCTTCTGCCTCATCTGGACCAAGGTGACATTATTATCGACGGAGGTAATGCTTACTTCCCGGATACCGTTCGCCGTAGCAAAGAGCTTGAAGCCAAAGGCTTCCGTTTCATCGGTGCCGGTGTATCAGGCGGAGAAGAAGGAGCGCTTAAAGGGCCTTCCATCATGCCTGGCGGACAAAAGAGTGCATATGAACTGGTTCAACCGATCTTAACGGCGATTTCTGCTAAAATAAACGAAGAACCTTGCTGTACATATATCGGCCCGGATGGTGCTGGGCATTATGTAAAAATGGTCCACAACGGCATTGAGTACGGCGACATGCAGCTGATTTGCGAAGCCTACCATCTCCTTAAGGATGTGCTGGGACTGGATGCCAAAGAACTGCATGCTATTTTCTCGGAATGGAACAAAGGCGAGCTCGACAGCTACCTGATTGAAATCACTGCTGATATCTTCTCGAAATACGATGAAGAGACTGGTAAACCGATGGTTGAAGTCATCCTGGATACCGCTGGTCAAAAAGGTACTGGTAAATGGACAAGCCAAAGTTCCTTGGATCTAGGCGTTCCATTGTCGATGATTACCGAATCCGTATTTTCCCGCTTCCTGTCAGCTATGAAAGAAGAGCGTGTGGAAGCAAGCAAAATTTTGAACGGTCCAAAAACGGAAAGCTTCTCTGGCGACAAAGCGGAATTTATCGAAAATGTCCGCAAAGCGCTGTTCGCGAGCAAAATCGTGTCCTACGCTCAAGGCTTTGCACAGCTTCGCGTAGCTTCCGATGAATACAACTGGGATCTTCAATTCGGAGAACTGGCTAAAATTTGGCGTGGTGGTTGCATCATCCGTTCCCGTTTCCTGCAAAATATCACCGACGCATACAATAATAATCCTGAACTGAAAAACTTGCTCTTGGATCCATTCTTTAAAGAGATCATTGAAAATTATCAGGATGCATGGCGTAAGGTCATCACTTCCGCTGTGACTTTGGGAATTCCGGTACCAGGCTTCGCAAGTGCGCTGGCATATTACGACAGCTACCGTACAGCGAATCTTCCAGCCAACCTGCTTCAGGCGCAGCGTGACTACTTCGGAGCGCATACCTTTAAACGTGTGGATAAAGAAGGCGTATTCCACTTCAACTGGATGGATTAA
- a CDS encoding DUF1054 domain-containing protein, protein MNFTGFTADDFDVFLVPGLENRMEVLIERVRPKLETLGAEIAPYISALCGEEMFVHVAKHARRTVNPPIDTWVAWAANKRGYKALPHFEVGMFESHLFIIFAIIYESPNKTVFAGNLEKQLSKINSKLPKSYYWSTDHMNPDGTPHADMSKESFGVLINKLKQVKKAEVMCGLRIPREEAASIEGDKLVETIQDTFETLLPLYRMAF, encoded by the coding sequence ATGAATTTCACGGGATTTACCGCAGACGATTTCGATGTATTCCTTGTTCCAGGTCTGGAAAACCGTATGGAAGTGTTGATTGAACGTGTCCGTCCGAAGCTGGAGACGCTTGGCGCAGAGATTGCTCCATACATATCCGCCTTATGCGGTGAAGAAATGTTCGTCCATGTTGCCAAACACGCGCGCCGTACCGTCAATCCGCCTATTGATACTTGGGTTGCCTGGGCAGCCAACAAACGCGGTTACAAGGCCCTTCCCCATTTCGAGGTTGGCATGTTCGAATCGCATCTGTTCATCATTTTTGCGATTATATATGAAAGTCCGAACAAAACCGTGTTCGCTGGCAACCTTGAAAAGCAGTTATCCAAAATCAATTCCAAGCTACCCAAGTCATATTACTGGTCAACGGATCATATGAACCCTGATGGCACACCACATGCCGACATGAGCAAAGAAAGCTTCGGCGTTCTCATCAACAAACTGAAACAGGTGAAAAAAGCCGAAGTTATGTGTGGCCTTCGCATTCCTCGAGAGGAAGCTGCAAGCATTGAAGGTGACAAGCTGGTCGAAACCATTCAGGATACCTTTGAGACTCTGCTACCACTGTACCGGATGGCATTTTAA
- a CDS encoding MFS transporter → MSQVISPVKKRRLMSPFFFELLAIIFLVEFIKGSLLVAVLPVYMKNVLGVSGTVIGVAFALQYLGDNLFRSPAGWIAERLGFRATMSVALSMVVIGVVIIAFTDGPFWLSLACLILGTGTAPLWPCAMTGATEISGPNNSNGTAMGALETAALAGTGVGPITMNFVMEHTNKNYQTTFLIMIGAGIILVLTALLLPGRVKSKVKSEVSSSAAAAGKGLKYGFNKLRTSVKATLHEIKTTLNISWLVYPALFLQSSVIGLLSPVLTLYVSNELGASPNQYSLMLIVGGGITVLALIPAGKLIDRFGTKWFLNAGFLLCAFTLSIFTLFTALPIVFGLVSVVGIAYAMILPAWNTFVASMVPKGERGTVWGFFLTLQGSGMVFGPIVSGWLWDGVGHGAPFIASGIVMGILFFIHLFLSRRQRPSVHPRRAKA, encoded by the coding sequence ATGTCGCAAGTCATTTCCCCGGTGAAAAAGCGCCGATTAATGTCTCCTTTTTTCTTTGAGCTGCTCGCGATTATTTTTTTAGTCGAGTTTATTAAGGGATCATTACTCGTGGCGGTTCTGCCGGTATATATGAAAAATGTTCTGGGTGTATCGGGAACCGTTATTGGCGTTGCCTTTGCCTTACAGTATTTGGGGGACAACCTGTTTCGCAGTCCTGCAGGCTGGATCGCGGAACGCCTTGGCTTCCGGGCAACCATGTCCGTAGCACTGTCGATGGTTGTCATCGGCGTGGTAATTATTGCATTTACCGACGGGCCGTTTTGGCTGTCGCTAGCATGCCTTATCCTTGGAACGGGAACAGCTCCTCTATGGCCTTGCGCCATGACCGGAGCCACGGAAATATCCGGCCCGAACAACAGCAACGGGACGGCGATGGGAGCCCTGGAGACTGCGGCACTGGCAGGAACGGGAGTCGGGCCGATCACGATGAACTTTGTGATGGAGCATACGAACAAAAATTATCAGACAACTTTCTTAATTATGATTGGAGCGGGCATTATTCTTGTCCTGACCGCGCTGCTGCTTCCAGGCAGAGTGAAGTCAAAAGTGAAATCCGAAGTTTCTTCTTCTGCAGCAGCTGCTGGAAAGGGATTGAAATATGGATTTAACAAACTACGGACAAGCGTCAAGGCTACACTTCATGAGATAAAGACGACTTTGAATATCAGCTGGCTGGTGTATCCAGCGTTATTTTTACAGTCCTCTGTCATCGGGCTCCTCAGTCCGGTACTGACGCTGTATGTCAGCAACGAGCTTGGGGCTTCACCAAACCAATATAGTCTGATGCTCATTGTCGGGGGAGGAATTACGGTGCTTGCACTTATTCCGGCAGGTAAACTGATTGACCGTTTTGGAACGAAATGGTTTCTGAACGCCGGATTTCTACTTTGCGCGTTTACACTGAGTATTTTTACTTTGTTTACAGCACTACCGATTGTTTTTGGTCTGGTGTCCGTTGTCGGTATCGCGTATGCCATGATTTTGCCGGCCTGGAACACCTTTGTTGCCAGTATGGTCCCGAAAGGCGAGAGAGGTACCGTCTGGGGCTTCTTCTTAACTCTGCAGGGCTCAGGTATGGTGTTTGGACCCATCGTATCTGGCTGGCTGTGGGACGGTGTTGGTCACGGTGCACCATTTATAGCGAGCGGAATCGTTATGGGGATACTGTTCTTCATTCACCTTTTCCTTAGTCGCCGTCAGAGACCTTCTGTTCATCCGAGACGTGCCAAGGCTTGA
- a CDS encoding aminotransferase class I/II-fold pyridoxal phosphate-dependent enzyme translates to MDHSRTPLFTALKEHAAKNPVQFHIPGHKKGLGTDAEFREFIGDNALSIDLINIAPLDDLHQPTGVIEEAQKLAADAFGADYTFFSVQGTSGAIMTMIMSVCSPGDKIIVPRNVHKSVLSAIIYSGAKPVFVSPAQDSNVGIDHGITISSVRKALKRHPDAKAVLVINPTYFGVSANLKEIVDLAHSYNVPVLVDEAHGVLIHFHDDLPMSAMEAGADMAATSVHKLGGSMTQSSVLNVNTKNGYVNPFRIQTIISMLTTTSTSYILLASLDTSRRNLALNGHKMCETAIEMSQYARRSINEIEGLYCFGEDILDGGEATYSLDPTKLTIHVRHLGITGYETENWLREHYNIEVELSDMYNILCLVTPGDTADSIETLITALRHLSKTYNNVNEINELIVKIPEIPQLSLIPRDAFYGDTEVVPFKESAGRIIAEFIYVYPPGIPILLPGEVISQDNIDYIIDHVDVGLPVKGPEDRSIQNVKVIVEADPIF, encoded by the coding sequence ATGGACCATAGCCGTACACCGCTCTTCACCGCATTGAAAGAACACGCGGCCAAAAACCCGGTGCAATTTCACATTCCGGGGCATAAGAAGGGTCTCGGTACTGATGCAGAATTCCGGGAATTTATAGGGGATAATGCCCTCTCGATAGATTTGATTAACATCGCTCCGCTAGATGATCTTCATCAGCCTACCGGTGTGATCGAAGAAGCACAGAAGCTTGCGGCAGATGCCTTTGGAGCGGATTACACCTTCTTTAGCGTTCAGGGTACAAGCGGAGCGATCATGACCATGATCATGTCTGTCTGCTCTCCTGGAGACAAAATCATCGTACCCCGAAATGTTCACAAATCTGTATTGTCTGCCATTATCTATTCCGGAGCCAAGCCTGTATTTGTATCGCCAGCACAGGACTCCAATGTAGGAATCGATCATGGAATTACAATTAGCTCCGTACGCAAAGCGTTGAAAAGACACCCTGATGCTAAAGCGGTTCTTGTCATCAACCCAACCTATTTCGGTGTCAGTGCAAACCTGAAAGAAATCGTGGATCTGGCGCACAGTTACAACGTACCGGTCTTGGTTGATGAGGCGCACGGTGTGCTGATTCATTTCCATGATGACCTGCCGATGTCAGCGATGGAGGCCGGTGCTGATATGGCCGCAACGAGTGTCCATAAGCTTGGTGGGTCGATGACTCAAAGCTCTGTACTCAATGTCAACACGAAAAACGGTTATGTGAATCCGTTTAGAATCCAGACGATTATCAGTATGCTAACCACGACGTCAACCTCCTACATTTTGCTGGCGTCACTCGATACGTCTCGGCGCAACCTGGCACTGAATGGGCATAAAATGTGCGAAACAGCGATTGAAATGTCTCAGTATGCTAGGCGGTCGATCAATGAGATCGAAGGCTTGTACTGCTTTGGGGAGGACATTTTGGACGGTGGCGAAGCGACCTATAGCCTTGACCCCACTAAACTGACCATTCACGTACGCCACTTAGGTATTACCGGATATGAGACCGAGAACTGGCTTCGTGAGCACTACAACATAGAGGTCGAACTCAGTGATATGTACAACATTTTGTGTTTGGTCACACCTGGAGACACGGCAGATTCCATTGAAACACTGATCACCGCTCTCCGACATTTGTCCAAGACTTACAATAATGTGAATGAAATCAATGAATTGATTGTGAAAATCCCAGAAATTCCTCAGCTTTCTCTAATCCCACGGGACGCGTTTTATGGCGATACAGAAGTTGTTCCGTTCAAGGAATCTGCAGGACGGATTATTGCGGAGTTCATTTATGTATATCCGCCGGGTATTCCTATTCTTCTGCCGGGCGAGGTTATTTCCCAAGATAACATCGATTATATTATTGACCACGTAGATGTCGGACTTCCGGTTAAAGGACCAGAGGACCGCAGCATTCAAAACGTTAAGGTCATTGTTGAGGCCGACCCGATCTTCTAA
- a CDS encoding DUF1292 domain-containing protein has product MSDHKHEHGDACGCGHDHDHEHDHDHEEFVLTLTDEHGKEVEMVLVETFDVNEKLYALLLERENPGADGVILRMEEENEEMVLYNIEDEEEWNAVEAAYNELVAAQE; this is encoded by the coding sequence ATGAGCGATCACAAACATGAACACGGAGATGCATGTGGCTGCGGTCACGATCACGATCATGAGCACGACCACGACCATGAAGAGTTTGTGCTTACTTTGACGGACGAGCATGGCAAAGAAGTGGAAATGGTACTCGTAGAGACATTTGATGTTAACGAGAAGCTGTATGCACTTCTTCTTGAACGTGAAAATCCGGGAGCAGACGGCGTCATTCTGCGTATGGAAGAAGAGAATGAAGAAATGGTTCTTTACAATATCGAAGATGAAGAAGAATGGAATGCGGTTGAAGCAGCTTATAACGAGCTGGTAGCAGCTCAGGAATAG
- a CDS encoding copper amine oxidase, translating into MKWKKIMACTLVLSLMGGSSLLFADSFKEHVRVWMNGQELKDGGYLIEGKTYIPVRDIDGAVHWDKDSGKVIIIQPNVHIFLFKGNTVFGNVNKGKLKFNVFSQIDTLNDNIHSVKVAISDPAGKVTDIQTQEVKNSKDNFWFRTDDFTYDFNTVGKYSVGFYIKTSAESSFVKVAEKVITVLN; encoded by the coding sequence TTGAAATGGAAAAAAATAATGGCCTGCACACTTGTCCTTTCATTAATGGGCGGAAGCTCTTTGTTGTTTGCGGATTCCTTTAAAGAACATGTACGAGTATGGATGAATGGCCAGGAGCTGAAAGACGGGGGCTATCTGATAGAAGGCAAAACATACATTCCGGTCCGTGATATTGATGGTGCGGTACATTGGGACAAGGATAGTGGAAAAGTGATTATTATCCAGCCCAATGTGCATATTTTCCTGTTCAAAGGAAATACTGTTTTCGGGAACGTAAATAAAGGCAAACTGAAATTTAATGTGTTCAGCCAAATCGATACATTAAATGATAACATCCATTCGGTTAAAGTTGCGATCTCGGATCCGGCCGGAAAAGTGACGGATATACAGACCCAGGAAGTCAAGAATAGTAAAGATAATTTCTGGTTCCGTACGGATGACTTCACGTATGATTTCAACACAGTCGGTAAGTATTCCGTCGGCTTTTACATCAAGACTTCAGCTGAATCCAGCTTTGTAAAAGTGGCTGAAAAAGTAATTACAGTTTTGAATTAA
- a CDS encoding MBL fold metallo-hydrolase, whose amino-acid sequence MTLKLQMIGTGGAFAKSFFNNNALIIDENFTLLLDCGVTAPMALHRLGRSFESVDAVLITHIHADHVGGLEELAFRMKMQYNRKIALYIAEALVMPLWENTLRGGLYQEGSITSLNDVFDVRPLQPGTAVDISPGIRAELIQTRHIPGKDSFSIYFNDRIFYSADMIFDPELLNRLVNERGCEVILHECQLEGHGAVHTTLEELLSLPEHICKQIYLMHYGDEMRSYEGRTDSMQFLEQQRIYEL is encoded by the coding sequence TTGACACTAAAACTGCAAATGATCGGTACCGGTGGTGCTTTCGCAAAGTCTTTTTTTAATAACAATGCACTTATCATTGACGAAAACTTTACCCTTCTTCTCGACTGCGGTGTTACAGCGCCTATGGCACTTCATCGTCTTGGTCGATCCTTTGAGTCTGTAGATGCTGTGCTCATTACGCATATTCATGCGGATCACGTTGGCGGTTTGGAAGAACTGGCGTTCAGAATGAAAATGCAATACAACCGCAAAATAGCGTTATACATAGCTGAAGCGCTCGTTATGCCGTTATGGGAAAACACTTTGCGTGGAGGATTGTATCAGGAAGGATCAATCACGTCTCTGAATGATGTATTTGATGTCCGTCCACTTCAACCAGGGACAGCCGTTGATATATCACCAGGCATTCGGGCCGAGCTTATCCAGACACGGCATATCCCAGGGAAGGACAGTTTCTCCATCTATTTCAATGACCGCATTTTTTACAGCGCAGATATGATTTTTGATCCGGAACTGCTAAATCGTTTGGTGAACGAACGCGGTTGCGAAGTTATATTGCATGAGTGTCAGCTCGAAGGCCATGGTGCGGTTCACACCACACTAGAAGAGCTGCTTAGCCTACCGGAGCATATCTGCAAACAGATCTATCTCATGCATTACGGTGACGAAATGAGAAGTTATGAGGGCCGTACGGATAGTATGCAATTTCTCGAACAGCAACGTATTTACGAGTTGTAA
- a CDS encoding DUF3892 domain-containing protein: MNNDQQAEVVAVRKNGDGDIVQLKLDTGSVVDYKAAQQMVQNNEIKNLNVFRGRDNEMHLRSNADGDPSNNLDNMPIF, from the coding sequence ATGAACAATGATCAACAAGCAGAAGTAGTAGCCGTACGTAAGAACGGTGATGGTGACATTGTACAGCTGAAGCTCGATACAGGCTCTGTCGTAGACTACAAGGCCGCTCAACAAATGGTTCAAAACAATGAAATTAAGAACCTGAACGTATTCCGTGGGCGGGACAATGAGATGCATCTTCGCTCCAATGCCGATGGCGACCCGAGCAACAACCTCGATAATATGCCGATATTTTAA
- a CDS encoding GNAT family N-acetyltransferase — MAAEIINVTTEEQLREALDIRKEVFVIEQKVPLDIEIDELDSLDADAHHILIKYEGEYAATGRVTYYNKDSAKMQRIAVRKPFRSKGLGRVLLMAMETQARELKLLHSVLDAQCQAEAFYSKLGYVTTSDEPFDDAGIPHVRMKKQLQ, encoded by the coding sequence TTGGCAGCAGAAATCATCAATGTTACGACAGAGGAGCAGTTGCGTGAAGCGCTGGACATTCGTAAGGAAGTATTTGTCATTGAGCAGAAGGTACCGTTAGATATTGAGATCGACGAACTTGATAGTCTGGATGCCGACGCGCATCATATCCTGATTAAATACGAAGGGGAATATGCGGCAACAGGCAGGGTGACATATTACAATAAAGATTCAGCCAAAATGCAGCGTATTGCTGTTCGGAAGCCTTTTCGATCTAAAGGTCTAGGCCGTGTGCTGTTAATGGCTATGGAGACTCAAGCCCGTGAACTGAAGCTGTTACATTCCGTGCTCGATGCACAATGCCAGGCGGAAGCTTTTTACAGTAAGCTCGGTTACGTTACCACTTCGGATGAGCCTTTTGACGATGCTGGAATACCCCATGTACGGATGAAAAAACAACTTCAATAA
- a CDS encoding ArpU family phage packaging/lysis transcriptional regulator, with the protein MGQQSFLPEIDRKKTQAAVEAAFEKYRIYKYLTFEEREASITASYEDRPSGPTNVTSDQTASIAIYNVDSSKHRNDYCDRIERLVKRLPRMEKFLIEERYMTTEHDYITDQKVYSFSFQPPISEKTYSKIRWRAFYKLALNMNLVVEKV; encoded by the coding sequence GTGGGTCAACAAAGCTTTTTGCCAGAGATAGACCGGAAGAAGACACAGGCAGCCGTTGAAGCTGCTTTCGAGAAATACAGGATATATAAGTACTTGACCTTTGAAGAGCGTGAGGCAAGCATCACAGCCTCATATGAGGATAGGCCGAGTGGCCCTACAAATGTGACCAGTGATCAAACTGCAAGCATTGCGATTTACAACGTTGACTCGAGTAAACATCGGAATGATTACTGCGATCGTATTGAGCGTTTGGTAAAACGTCTGCCACGCATGGAAAAATTCCTGATCGAGGAGCGTTACATGACAACCGAGCATGATTATATTACTGATCAAAAGGTGTATAGTTTCAGTTTTCAGCCACCGATCAGCGAGAAGACTTATAGCAAAATCAGATGGAGGGCGTTCTACAAACTGGCTTTAAATATGAATTTAGTGGTGGAAAAGGTGTAA
- a CDS encoding BC1872 family protein has translation MTREEILAMKPWQIDRHVHEILFDGEDLSEFEYKGNGSYVKVTDTSVIWRDVPNYSTNLSAAWEVFEKFGYHAFIETNHGGGYIASVNCIAAFAITAPEAICKAALIAVLDPINLPGDF, from the coding sequence ATGACAAGGGAAGAGATACTGGCTATGAAGCCGTGGCAAATAGATAGGCATGTCCATGAGATATTGTTCGATGGTGAAGACTTATCTGAATTTGAGTATAAGGGCAACGGATCTTATGTGAAGGTTACAGATACAAGTGTTATATGGCGAGATGTTCCGAACTACTCCACGAATTTATCCGCAGCATGGGAAGTGTTCGAAAAATTTGGTTACCATGCATTTATTGAAACTAATCATGGCGGTGGTTACATCGCATCAGTCAACTGTATAGCCGCATTTGCTATCACTGCTCCTGAAGCCATCTGTAAAGCTGCTCTTATTGCTGTGTTGGACCCTATCAACCTACCTGGAGATTTTTAA
- a CDS encoding MazG nucleotide pyrophosphohydrolase domain-containing protein, translated as MAGFLESEGKRMPEHICFAIPLIDYPVKGYQPGDMRVKLQEEVNELVEEIESANYDQRRMLSELFDVLQVTVGLIRQQAREITSPSEANKVLDDVIKRAYFDHLYKINEYARQRSWEVVQDARM; from the coding sequence ATGGCTGGATTTTTAGAAAGCGAGGGGAAACGGATGCCAGAACATATATGCTTTGCTATCCCTCTGATTGATTATCCGGTTAAGGGATACCAGCCAGGGGATATGAGAGTGAAGCTTCAGGAAGAAGTAAACGAGTTGGTTGAGGAAATTGAGTCAGCGAACTACGATCAGCGCCGCATGCTCAGCGAACTGTTTGATGTACTTCAGGTAACCGTTGGGCTAATCCGGCAGCAGGCAAGGGAGATCACGTCACCAAGCGAAGCAAACAAAGTACTCGACGATGTGATTAAACGAGCTTATTTTGATCATCTCTACAAGATTAATGAGTACGCACGGCAGCGGTCATGGGAGGTTGTGCAAGATGCCAGGATGTAA
- a CDS encoding replicative DNA helicase: MNDYNYLYEAEINVLGSIMLDKTLMDDCVLMPESFSPAWDNGKIFEVLKYAYKKFSDQPDPFYLPLLAQHWGKKVEKIGGFSRITEIQRSVPHTNGMFRHYQQIVNDEYVQREMKDAAELIATGKTTLQNAKARMEELEDIQARTSIKDGPMNLSDLLERHTSIIIKRSQHPGGVTGRKSCSTDYNNMSKGHQNGDFIVVGARPSVGKSAYLCNEAYASSEDGSTSFIVSGEDGAFNMLERMIGAVGRVKISHMKSGQMTESDWERYSRAADLIGERKIFIDDSSGPTIEHIWRTVRRMVKLYPKMTLYIDYLQHLRSEKNFTSEREMYKYISYQLKQIARTLMIPVVCLAAVGRSVDQRQDKRPMMSDIRDCGNIESDADIVIFLYRDDYYNADSARKGLIDLIVAKGRNVGTGTITMVFDKPYQSFLNITEEMKQKRKEKGLSA, translated from the coding sequence ATGAATGATTACAACTACTTATACGAAGCTGAGATCAACGTCCTGGGATCGATAATGTTGGATAAAACACTTATGGACGACTGCGTTCTGATGCCGGAATCATTCTCCCCGGCTTGGGACAATGGGAAAATCTTCGAGGTGCTAAAGTACGCGTATAAGAAATTCTCAGATCAGCCGGATCCCTTTTACCTCCCCTTACTTGCACAACATTGGGGGAAGAAAGTGGAGAAGATCGGCGGATTCAGTAGAATCACTGAAATCCAAAGATCAGTTCCGCACACCAATGGGATGTTCAGGCATTATCAACAGATTGTTAACGATGAATATGTACAGCGTGAGATGAAAGATGCTGCGGAGCTAATAGCAACAGGGAAAACAACCTTGCAAAACGCCAAGGCTCGCATGGAAGAACTGGAGGATATCCAGGCTAGAACATCGATTAAGGACGGCCCGATGAATCTATCGGATCTACTTGAGAGGCATACGTCGATAATCATCAAGCGGTCGCAACACCCTGGAGGTGTAACCGGACGTAAGTCATGCAGCACAGATTACAACAACATGAGTAAAGGGCATCAGAACGGTGATTTTATCGTCGTCGGAGCCAGGCCGTCGGTAGGTAAATCAGCTTACCTTTGCAATGAAGCTTATGCATCCAGTGAAGACGGATCGACTTCATTTATTGTCTCTGGTGAAGATGGGGCATTTAATATGCTTGAGAGAATGATCGGGGCGGTTGGACGGGTCAAGATATCGCACATGAAGTCCGGCCAGATGACAGAAAGTGACTGGGAACGTTACAGTAGGGCCGCCGATTTGATTGGTGAACGTAAGATATTCATCGACGATTCGTCAGGCCCGACCATTGAACATATATGGCGTACCGTTCGCAGGATGGTCAAGCTGTATCCCAAAATGACACTGTATATTGATTACCTTCAGCATCTCCGAAGTGAAAAGAACTTCACGAGCGAGAGGGAAATGTACAAGTATATCTCTTATCAACTCAAACAAATTGCTCGTACGTTAATGATTCCGGTTGTGTGTTTGGCTGCGGTAGGAAGAAGCGTAGATCAGCGACAAGATAAGCGTCCTATGATGTCAGATATTCGAGATTGCGGAAATATTGAGAGCGATGCTGATATCGTTATATTCCTTTACCGGGACGATTACTACAACGCAGATAGCGCCCGTAAAGGTCTGATTGATCTGATCGTTGCCAAGGGTCGAAACGTCGGCACTGGAACGATAACCATGGTGTTTGACAAACCGTACCAGTCCTTCTTGAATATCACCGAAGAAATGAAGCAAAAGCGCAAGGAGAAGGGATTAAGCGCATGA
- a CDS encoding DUF6906 family protein has product MKNGKNPTLRQKRFIEAAGLDPNDWLVYKVKADLLQIIHRKNESTKIINA; this is encoded by the coding sequence TTGAAGAATGGAAAGAATCCCACACTCAGGCAAAAACGATTCATAGAAGCAGCTGGACTTGATCCTAATGACTGGCTTGTTTACAAGGTTAAGGCTGATCTGCTTCAAATTATCCATCGCAAGAACGAATCCACCAAAATCATAAACGCTTAG